The following DNA comes from Triplophysa dalaica isolate WHDGS20190420 chromosome 5, ASM1584641v1, whole genome shotgun sequence.
TTTCTAACGCAGTGCTGTTTAAGTTTTGGCCAAAAGAAGTTTCTTAACAGGCACCAGGATGCCCAAAAATGTTGGCATCGCTGCCAAGCTATGGAGCTGCGCCAAAGTTTCATTCTTGAAacttaaatcaattttattgaatgTGTAAAGTGGCCACACTGTGTATGTACTTCTCAAATAGGGACGTCCAGCCTGGAACGAATCCTGGCTCCCTGGTGAACCAAAGTACAGTCATCAGAATGAAGAAAACGCCCGTCACAACTTCAGGATAACTGTAGACCAGATGAACATCATATCTGAGTCAAACATAAATCTACTAATGGCTCACAAGCCAGGTTTGTGTAAGACCCGTGCTATTGTATTCAAACAGTGTGGATGTGCATGTCAAGTGATTTTACCTAATGGGGCCAAGTTTCTCATACTCCTCATGAATGCGTTTCTCCGACAGGATCTCGCGCCTGGTCTTGCGTTTTTTGCTGAGAGAGCAAGTCTCTTTAAAACTGTGAGAAGATAACAGCCGGAAATGTTTCAACCTTTAGAACATCAACTTCAATCAAATGTCCTCGTTCAATACAACAGTTGTGCATTCTTACTTGCATCCCAAAAATAAGAAGTGCAGCCATAGCCAGGTCAGAACCAACATGATGAGAGCGATCGGCAAACTGAAGATGAACCAAGTGCCAAAATTGATGACTTTCGCCTCCGGGTAACGACTGGAAAAGACGTTTTGGAATAAAGTTTATTGGTATCAGGTAATAACTTAAAAGTGTTAACACTTTGGTCAATAGTTGTGtactcttaaaaatgaatattattggtTTGTGCTGTTGAATCAGtcattaaaatgtttctgtCTCACTTCACTGTATCACTGAATTTCAGCTGCGTTCAGGGGTCATTCAGCTCAATTTTTGTCTTCCAGTGTGGAAGAAAAGGACAAGGGTCTGTTTACAGAGCGAATGAAAGCCCCAAGAAGATACTGAGGTCCGATCAATGTGGGGCAAGATTTTTTGCCCAATACGGAGTCTCTATTGATTATGTCTAGTAAAATGTCAAGTAGGTGATAACAGCATTTCCAACTAAACATTGATTATAACAGAACCACTGACCCACTAAATACCCTCTTTTACTGTGATAACTGTATATGTGCAGTGCAAAACCAGGTAACAATATAAAGTCACCTTTGCCCAACAAATGTTGCACAAGTAAAGGGATATTTTTCTGTGCACAGGGTATTTAAAATGTCCTGGAAATGAGATTGAGCGGATTGAATTAGGTGCTTAGACAAATCCCAGTAGTGCCAGAGATAAATTTTCTGAATGCACCATTTATCAGACAATTCGGAGAGAGTGCGGTAAAGCGTTGACATACTTGTTGAATTGTTCGGCGAAGATGAGGTTGGTGGACGTTCCGGTTATGGTGATGAGACCACCGATGGTGGCCGCGTATGTGATGCTGAGGGACAGACACTTGCAGATCATGTGATCTCTCTTGGTCGGGTACAAAGAGTCTCTCCGGATTTTGGGTTTCTTTGGTGGCGCAGGAATGCTTATTGGGCCCTGTGTTTAGAAAcgataaaacattattttgagaAGCAACTTTTAGAGAGTTACAGTTAGCCCAGCTGAAGTTCTCACCTCTGGGAGATATCCATTTGATTGATTAGAAAACGCCGTGCCGAAAGCAGGCTTTAATGCTAGACCGTTTGACTCCTACAGTatgaaaaacaatttttttacactttgGCCTTTGTCCACTAAAAATCCTATCCCTAAtcattgtcttgttttccaataaaaatgtctaaacagcCGTACAGTAAGATAAATTCAGCTAAGAATTagcaaaacatgtttacattttgtgatgGCATTGTTATTGTCAGGCAAACATCAAGATCAAATTGACGCATCAAAATGACATGTACATATTTGCTCTGGAAATAACTCAGTTCCTTTGGAAATCATATCTATTGTTAGTATTTCACTTGTTCTAAACAACACTTAGTGGCCAATCTTATGTGCACCCTAATAATACGGTGACAGGTTTTGTCTTACCTCTCTCAGAATGCAGACTTCATGTTGCTCACTGCAATCATAGAAAAactacaataaatacatttgatgtAATAGCTGGACTTTAAAACAATTTCActttcacaaaaacacatacttGTCTTTGTAGTTCATAAGTTCAAGTTCATTGTTGATGGGTTTGTGATTTTCctctttttctgtaaagaatgtGACCACGTTTTTAGACATAAACATTTCAGTTGCTGTTATAAAGTACATACGCTTACAATCCATTTGAACCCATTCAAAGCTTTGACCCACCGCTGTCCTCTTCCTGTGTATCCACGGTAACAGAGTCATCGAGTGAATCCGCTATTCCAGTGCAGATGAGTTGCTGTAGCACGGCTTCAGCGATGGGCATCACCATGGCGGTGGTGGACGTGTTGCTCAGCCACATGGAGAGGAAGACCGTGCAGCACATGAACCCCAACACCAGCCTGCAACACAACATTACATACTGTTCATAAGACACACAACTGAGTCTGCAGCTGTATGTGAAGGTTAAAGGGTGAGTGCCTGTTTATTCCAACATACATGCCCGGTTTGGCTCCAGCGATCATGACCATACGGAGGGCGATGCGTTTATGCAGGTTCCATTTCTCAATGGATGCAGCCAAACATATGACTCCCATCAGCAGTAGAGTCGTGTCCTTAAAATATTCAGAGGCCACCTGcattcaaaaacacacacaggtttaCAACTCATGTtctaaaaaactattttttttaaatacattgtaaCAATGACAAAGGTAACTCTGTAAGAAGTATTAAACAAAGCTATAAGGATGTTTATGGCGTGTAAAACTGTGACTTGCTATTCTTTATCTTGTATTTTTGAACTATGCCCATCACATTGCAGTAGAATGGTGTTAAATTCTTAACTATCACAGATCTGACGTGTTTAGAATAACACAAGCTCCACAAATACTGATAAacgtatattttaaatgtaccaTAAGTCACTTTAAAAGTgtctctttaaaaatgcataaaggtAAATATTATATGAACTCTACATAAACTCTCCTTATGTACCTCTCCCCGCCTCTAAACATTTTACAGGCAATCCTTCAGAGGAATTAACAGGTATTAATTCAGTATGAGAACCCCAGGAAACCCAAAGCCCCTGCGGTCCGCAGACTAGGATGAGAACGATGTGAGattgcataaaataaacagCATATTTACCAAACACGATTACAAGGTCTTGAGATAACAAGTTGCTTTGTCAAGTTTATCAATGGGATTTAGTCACATGATGCAgaattttgttttacataataTCATGTTGGTTTACAGGGTGGTAGAAATGAATGGTCAGCACTGTAAAAGGGCTGTAAAATGCTCTGACCCATTACTGCGCACACGTGGATGCAGCAAACCCGCCTCAAACTTTACCTGAAGATGTTTTTAAGGATCACAATtgaatatttcagaaaaaatataatacttaTATTCCATGTGCTTAAATCTAGGCCAAATTATTCTGCACAACACTCTCTCAAAATCTCAGTTTAAAGTCCCAGGACCCATGATTTTGACGTTTCTAGCATTATGCTCTTCTAACATAGCCACAGAAACACAAGTAAATAGATAAGGTTCATACCTCACTGGATTTAAGGACCCCAAACAGCGGGTACAGGAAGGCTGGCACTAGTGCTGCAGCTCCCAGTGGAACAGCTTCAGATACCCAGTATACCGCGGTAACAATCAGGACGTAAGCACAAGAGGATTCCTGCAGGGGGATAGAACAGAGATAGAGGTCAGGCAGACTGATCGTTTAAACCAAATGACGAGTTTTATTTGAAGCAAAACTGGAATTTCAACAGCAGCAGAGTTGGGGGTCAGTTTGCATATGTTGAACAATCGAAATCCTGGTCACTTGTTTCCAGTTGACAGCACAGaatgtaaaatgtgtgtgaGCACTTCcaaacaacaaataattataaattgCAAATATCATTTTACAGTTGGCAGATTTGAGTCAGCTTAGCTGTCTCACACAAATGTTAGGCTACACAGGCTAATAAATGTGCGTCAGGTGATTCATATTTCTGAATAAATCGTGTTTCATAACAGGCATGAACAACCAGACCAAGTTGATACAAACTCACACATTCCAATTTTCCATACAGATGCAGATATAGTTGATGAGAATAAGCTATTTTGTTAATCTTTGTAGATCCATTAGAAATGTTTCAGAAGGTTATTTCGCGTGGATTTTATATCAAAATagagttttgatattttaacaattcatttttaaagtaaataactTGAAGATGATGATGGTACTGTAGACATCTAATATATATAAACCATGTAgctaattttaaatgaataaactgaTGATGTGTGAGCACTCCCGGATCGCACTATTCCATCAGAAAGCTCTTTTAAAGTAGATTTGTAACCAGGGTCAATCACGCTGGAGAATCTTATGGTTGGTGGATTATACATTACGGGTTTTTAAATAACTTCCGGTTACCTGCCCTGAGCTTCAGCCACAACATCACACCACCCAATTATGGGCATGCCCTAAACTGAATATTACTCAGCACGGTCTTGTATTCATAAACCTGTATTTAGATTAAACCTCCATTGGCACATGCGTTTGTCCTCTTCTAATCTCATCAACGTTTGAGCAATCAGTCCATTCTGATAGGATTGATTTTTGTTAGAATGTCTGATGGCACATTGATGTGTCAGACAAAGGGGGAAACTGATAAATTCTTCTAATTAATCCTGAAAAGTGTAAAACGAGCATAAATAGTTTTAATGGCATTAAAAAGTTCTGTTTCAACATCAGCTCTCCCAGGACGACTCACAATCTCATTCATTGTATAACTGTTTTCTATGAATAATTGCTTTCACTCAGAGGCAGAGATGGGATTAGTGAACTGCTGTGATCTAAATAGTTACGACTTTATTTCCAACCCTTGATGAAAAGAGCCATCAAAAAGGCCTTTAAGATTATAGGAAGATAACATGTGGCAAAGGTGATCTAATCTGTAAAGGTGTTTGTGATCGCAAAAAAGCTGTGAAGGCGGAGGATGTAGCATTTCCTGAAGAATGATTGATCTAAACCCCCAGTTTGATTATAGACCTGATAGATGTTTCCATCAATTTTAATCAATCAGTCTGATAATATGCGAATAGATGACATAGGccaataaaattatatttttaaatgtagtcaTTCACCCGAGTGTTTATACAAGTTCCTGGTAAAGTGTCAATGACGcccttttgtagtttttttactgttaatatgatttttttcatatgaTTTTCAGGTAGCCAACAGTCTTTCAATCTAGTCTCTTACATTGTAATTTGCAAACCAATGGTAATTGTGTTCAGTATGACAGGTCATGTTTGAGGCCACTTAAATAACTGCTTCTCTGCAGGCTTTGATTATATTGGACTGAAACTTagttcacaaacaaacaacatctgTAAAAACTGCCGTTGTTTCGAATAACAAATCCCATCAAAATCACATTAACTATCACAGCACCAATAGGCGGCGTTGTCTAATCCTTCACTTGGAAAAGAACCAATTTGGTAAGAGGTCGATGCGTCTCCGAGAATAACCCCAAAGGCTCCAAACCTTGATcaattacatatattatatattttctaaCCTGTCTACTTTTCAAAACATTGGGATGTTGTCGTTTTATTAATCAGCATAtccaatatattttacaaactcCGCgcaatgaatataaaaatgtatctacTTAAGAAGCACTTAATAAggttttcttatataaatatataataattggTAAATCAGTGAATAAAAGTTAGTTGACTTCAACAAAATCCAATATTAACTTGCATTtcgataaaaaaaatccaaagttTACCAATACGAACCGGTGCGTAAATGCGCATTGGAAAGCGCGCGACCGTTACGGATGgatgttaatgtatttttttttatgaagtgGATTGGATATTTACTCACGCTGCACGGGTGAATGAGTGGAAGAGGCAACAGCGATAACGGGATCATGACCACGAGAATGAGTTTCCGAGCCGTccatagtttttttattatgtccaTTCTGGCGCCTTCCAGCCTCATGGGAGAATCCGTTGCGATTCAGTTCTCTCAAAGTCCAGGGTCCTTTTAAGATTACTTTAAGAAACACTTTACCACTTTCCCTTTGAGATAATATGTTCTTGCTATCCACGCAGATGACTGATTCCCTTTTTCGTGCGTTTTACGCAACGCACCCGATGCGTAAAGTGCGTTTTCTTCTAAAAAACAGGTAGTTTGGTTAAATGGATTGTAATCGCACCTCCTGTACAAATTTGATTTGTCCTGTCGTCCTTCTATTCCATACAGGAGTGATAAGCAGACGCCTCTTATAgcctttttaaatgatgaaaaggACACCGACTTTTGTGTCTCCACCTGTGTATTCCTTTATCTGTAATTCGCCATGCTTGCTTCGTTTCGACAGTTATGTTCCCAATGACACTCACTGTGCAAAAGTAAGTATACATTAACTGCCACCACAGTACTCTTTTCGTGAGTCCTCAAACTTCTTCAATCATGAAGAAGAAATGTATGACCACACAGAAAGCTAAATTTCCTTTATTCCAGTCGTTTCTCCTCCCAGTTTGCATATGGGCCAATCAgagg
Coding sequences within:
- the slc13a4 gene encoding solute carrier family 13 member 4 isoform X3, with translation MGVICLAASIEKWNLHKRIALRMVMIAGAKPGMLVLGFMCCTVFLSMWLSNTSTTAMVMPIAEAVLQQLICTGIADSLDDSVTVDTQEEDSEKEENHKPINNELELMNYKDNEQHEVCILREESNGLALKPAFGTAFSNQSNGYLPEGPISIPAPPKKPKIRRDSLYPTKRDHMICKCLSLSITYAATIGGLITITGTSTNLIFAEQFNNRYPEAKVINFGTWFIFSLPIALIMLVLTWLWLHFLFLGCNFKETCSLSKKRKTRREILSEKRIHEEYEKLGPISYPEVVTGVFFILMTVLWFTREPGFVPGWTSLFEKKGYRTDATVSVLLGFLLFLIPARKPWPSAFSSKSTGDDEDEEDDPLAPMITWKDFQRLMPWEIVILVGGGYALAAGCKVSGLSMWIGRQLEPMSGLAPWAVTLLTCLLVSAVTEFASNPATLTVFLPILSALSETLQINPLQTLIPATMCVSFGVMLPVGNPPNAIVFSYGHVQISDMVKAGFGVNLIGVFVVMLAILTWGEPLFGLSEFPTWAVMRNVTGNL
- the slc13a4 gene encoding solute carrier family 13 member 4 isoform X1, which produces MRLEGARMDIIKKLWTARKLILVVMIPLSLLPLPLIHPCSESSCAYVLIVTAVYWVSEAVPLGAAALVPAFLYPLFGVLKSSEVASEYFKDTTLLLMGVICLAASIEKWNLHKRIALRMVMIAGAKPGMLVLGFMCCTVFLSMWLSNTSTTAMVMPIAEAVLQQLICTGIADSLDDSVTVDTQEEDSEKEENHKPINNELELMNYKDNEQHEVCILREESNGLALKPAFGTAFSNQSNGYLPEGPISIPAPPKKPKIRRDSLYPTKRDHMICKCLSLSITYAATIGGLITITGTSTNLIFAEQFNNRYPEAKVINFGTWFIFSLPIALIMLVLTWLWLHFLFLGCNFKETCSLSKKRKTRREILSEKRIHEEYEKLGPISYPEVVTGVFFILMTVLWFTREPGFVPGWTSLFEKKGYRTDATVSVLLGFLLFLIPARKPWPSAFSSKSTGDDEDEEDDPLAPMITWKDFQRLMPWEIVILVGGGYALAAGCKVSGLSMWIGRQLEPMSGLAPWAVTLLTCLLVSAVTEFASNPATLTVFLPILSALSETLQINPLQTLIPATMCVSFGVMLPVGNPPNAIVFSYGHVQISDMVKAGFGVNLIGVFVVMLAILTWGEPLFGLSEFPTWAVMRNVTGNL
- the slc13a4 gene encoding solute carrier family 13 member 4 isoform X2; translated protein: MRLEGARMDIIKKLWTARKLILVVMIPLSLLPLPLIHPCSESSCAYVLIVTAVYWVSEAVPLGAAALVPAFLYPLFGVLKSSEVASEYFKDTTLLLMGVICLAASIEKWNLHKRIALRMVMIAGAKPGMLVLGFMCCTVFLSMWLSNTSTTAMVMPIAEAVLQQLICTGIADSLDDSVTVDTQEEDSEKEENHKPINNELELMNYKDNEQHEVCILREGPISIPAPPKKPKIRRDSLYPTKRDHMICKCLSLSITYAATIGGLITITGTSTNLIFAEQFNNRYPEAKVINFGTWFIFSLPIALIMLVLTWLWLHFLFLGCNFKETCSLSKKRKTRREILSEKRIHEEYEKLGPISYPEVVTGVFFILMTVLWFTREPGFVPGWTSLFEKKGYRTDATVSVLLGFLLFLIPARKPWPSAFSSKSTGDDEDEEDDPLAPMITWKDFQRLMPWEIVILVGGGYALAAGCKVSGLSMWIGRQLEPMSGLAPWAVTLLTCLLVSAVTEFASNPATLTVFLPILSALSETLQINPLQTLIPATMCVSFGVMLPVGNPPNAIVFSYGHVQISDMVKAGFGVNLIGVFVVMLAILTWGEPLFGLSEFPTWAVMRNVTGNL